In Pedobacter sp. WC2423, the following are encoded in one genomic region:
- a CDS encoding RagB/SusD family nutrient uptake outer membrane protein produces the protein MRNYTKYIITGVLLISLSVSGCKKAFLDQTPEASLPGVNFYKSEADFKQAVSGAYSSISDMGRVNYWLFGEMRSDNTTYQYNPADRGSEQREFMDQFLIGATAEPLQGYWQQNYTGIARCNEILARIDGVTMSADVKNQFTGEALFLRAFHYFNLVRQFGGVPLRLVPSQSPADARSKGRAAIEEVYTQIVTDLTAAATKLPVKYTSLEAGRATQGAALALLAKLYMTQKKFSEALVPLRKVQQLGYSLVPVYKDIFLPANKNNSESVFEIQYLGSQPGLSSDFLYQFAPWNSGSVITGDPATSLNGSSGWNIPTQDMIDAYETGDLRKDASLAVGFTDAGGKFVNIPYVKKYNHGIIDRGRTNDNFPVIRYADVLLMIAECLNEQGFAAGGEQFTLLNQIRSRAGLPAKTPGNAVATLSVDNQQAFRDAILQERRVELAFENHRWYDLIRSGKAVEVMAAHGKYEIAHKPNIPSGSYLLNANKLLLPIPQREVNLDNLTQNPQ, from the coding sequence ATGAGAAATTATACAAAATATATAATAACCGGGGTGCTGCTGATCAGTTTGTCAGTATCAGGTTGTAAAAAAGCTTTTCTGGATCAAACTCCGGAAGCTTCTTTACCGGGCGTTAATTTTTACAAATCAGAAGCAGATTTTAAACAGGCAGTGAGCGGTGCTTATTCTTCTATAAGTGATATGGGGAGAGTAAATTACTGGCTATTTGGTGAAATGAGATCTGATAATACAACTTATCAATATAATCCGGCAGACCGCGGTTCTGAACAGCGTGAGTTTATGGATCAGTTTCTGATTGGGGCAACGGCTGAACCTTTACAGGGCTATTGGCAGCAAAATTACACGGGTATTGCACGCTGCAATGAAATCCTGGCCAGAATAGATGGAGTAACAATGTCTGCTGATGTTAAAAATCAGTTTACAGGAGAAGCCTTGTTTTTAAGAGCTTTTCATTATTTCAATTTGGTGAGACAGTTTGGAGGAGTGCCTTTAAGGCTGGTTCCAAGTCAGTCTCCGGCAGATGCGCGTTCTAAAGGGCGGGCTGCTATAGAAGAGGTTTATACACAAATAGTTACCGATCTGACTGCTGCGGCAACTAAGTTACCAGTTAAATATACGAGCCTGGAGGCTGGAAGGGCCACTCAGGGTGCGGCTTTGGCTTTACTGGCCAAATTATATATGACCCAAAAGAAATTTTCAGAAGCGTTGGTTCCTTTAAGAAAAGTACAGCAGCTGGGTTATAGTCTTGTCCCTGTGTACAAGGATATTTTTCTTCCTGCAAATAAAAACAACAGTGAATCTGTTTTTGAGATTCAGTATCTTGGATCTCAGCCCGGGTTGTCGAGTGATTTTCTGTATCAGTTTGCACCCTGGAATTCCGGAAGTGTGATCACCGGAGATCCGGCGACCTCATTGAATGGAAGTAGTGGCTGGAATATTCCAACGCAGGATATGATCGATGCTTATGAAACTGGCGATTTACGGAAAGATGCTTCTTTAGCAGTAGGTTTTACCGATGCGGGAGGGAAGTTTGTAAATATTCCATACGTTAAAAAATACAACCATGGGATTATTGACAGAGGACGCACCAATGATAATTTTCCTGTCATCAGGTATGCCGATGTGCTGCTGATGATTGCCGAATGTTTGAATGAACAGGGTTTTGCAGCGGGCGGAGAACAGTTTACTTTATTAAATCAAATCCGCAGCAGGGCTGGACTGCCTGCAAAAACTCCTGGAAATGCTGTGGCGACTTTAAGTGTGGATAATCAGCAGGCTTTCAGGGATGCTATTTTACAAGAAAGAAGGGTGGAATTAGCTTTTGAAAATCATAGGTGGTATGATCTGATACGTTCTGGCAAAGCAGTGGAAGTGATGGCAGCGCATGGAAAATATGAAATTGCGCATAAACCGAATATCCCTTCGGGTTCTTATCTTTTAAATGCGAATAAACTCTTGTTACCGATCCCTCAAAGAGAGGTGAATCTGGATAATCTAACTCAAAACCCTCAATAA
- a CDS encoding family 78 glycoside hydrolase catalytic domain yields MRNYFTGIAIGCCLLDLSAAAQKLGVTDLRTEYLKNPMGIESAAPRLSWKMSSAQRNMMQSAYQIRVGTDSAGLLNGHSSVWDSGTQKSDASVFLRYAGKQLKSDTRYYWQVKIKDNQGNESGWSAVNSWHTGLLNPGDWSAQWITSAMADTLEGPSPIFRKVFATDRKVKSAVLYISAHGLYEAQINGKRVSHDHLAPGWTSYHKRLLYQSYEVTNLLKDGQNAIGFTLGDGWYRGYLAFDGKRGFYGKHLSGLVQLVLEYTDGTKKIINSDGSWKYSTGPIRFSDLYNGEIYDARFEKPGWATVNYKDTGWKNAQIIAPGKEVLESSISPLASKHEQFSVVKVIKTPKGETVLDFGQNVVGWVSFKLSGKAGSFIQLEHGEVLDKAGNFYDANLRKAKQHVKYIFKGVGVESYEPHFTYQGFRYVKLTGNTAQVDPSAFKAIAVYSNMDPTGTFTSSDPLLNQLQHNIQWGQKGNFMDVPTDCPQRDERLGWTGDAQVFFRTAAFNMDVAGFFTKWMKDVASDQLANGSIPYVVPNVLTQNDAGSTGWGDVATIIPWNMYVAYGDKQVLATQYPSMKGWVDFMTSKSKNDLWNTGSHFGDWLFYRPEDDNDGRSAITDKYLIAQAFYAHSTQLLVNTAKVLGKKDEEEKYMELLDRIKKAFVKEYVTPSSRLVSGSQTAYVLALNFDMLPENLRQQAVDFLVKNIESYGNHLTTGFLGTPYLCHVLTRFGRTDVAYNLLLQETYPSWLYPVKMGATTIWERWDGIKPDGSFQTTGMNSFNHYAYGAIGDWMYRVMAGLDTDESEPGYKKIIIAPQPGGKITQAAAKLETLYGLTVSDWKIEGGQFKLKVIIPPNATALIRLPGAAGAAVTESGTELKEVKGIVKVSKQGNDVEFNAGSGIYQFEYAVKL; encoded by the coding sequence ATGAGAAATTATTTTACAGGAATTGCAATAGGTTGCTGTCTGCTTGATTTATCGGCGGCAGCTCAAAAATTAGGTGTTACTGATCTAAGAACGGAATATCTGAAAAATCCAATGGGCATTGAATCGGCGGCACCGCGTTTAAGCTGGAAGATGAGTTCTGCACAGCGTAATATGATGCAAAGTGCTTATCAGATCAGGGTAGGAACGGATTCTGCTGGCTTGTTAAATGGTCATTCATCGGTATGGGATAGTGGAACTCAGAAAAGTGACGCGTCTGTTTTTTTACGGTATGCCGGGAAACAGTTAAAATCTGATACACGCTATTACTGGCAGGTTAAAATCAAAGATAACCAGGGAAATGAGTCTGGATGGAGTGCTGTTAACTCCTGGCATACGGGTTTGCTGAATCCGGGTGACTGGTCTGCCCAGTGGATCACTAGTGCTATGGCAGATACGCTGGAAGGACCAAGCCCTATCTTCAGAAAGGTATTTGCTACAGATAGAAAGGTGAAATCAGCTGTGCTTTATATTTCTGCGCATGGTTTATATGAGGCGCAGATTAACGGAAAAAGAGTGAGTCATGATCACCTGGCACCGGGATGGACGAGTTATCATAAGCGTTTATTATATCAAAGTTATGAAGTCACGAACTTGCTGAAAGATGGTCAGAATGCAATAGGTTTTACGCTGGGTGATGGCTGGTACCGCGGCTATCTTGCTTTTGACGGTAAACGCGGGTTTTATGGCAAACATTTAAGCGGTTTGGTACAGTTGGTTTTGGAGTATACTGATGGTACGAAAAAAATAATCAATAGTGATGGCAGCTGGAAATACAGCACCGGGCCCATTCGTTTTTCCGATTTGTATAATGGAGAGATTTATGACGCCAGGTTTGAAAAACCAGGTTGGGCAACTGTGAATTATAAAGATACAGGCTGGAAAAATGCGCAGATTATTGCTCCTGGTAAAGAAGTGTTGGAGAGCAGTATTAGTCCGCTTGCGAGTAAGCATGAGCAGTTCAGTGTGGTTAAAGTAATTAAAACACCGAAGGGCGAAACTGTGCTTGACTTTGGCCAGAATGTAGTAGGTTGGGTTTCCTTTAAACTGAGTGGGAAAGCAGGATCTTTTATCCAGCTGGAACATGGAGAAGTACTGGATAAAGCAGGCAATTTTTATGATGCTAATTTAAGGAAGGCTAAACAACATGTAAAGTATATTTTTAAAGGGGTAGGTGTGGAAAGTTATGAGCCTCATTTTACCTATCAGGGTTTCCGTTATGTGAAATTAACAGGGAATACGGCACAGGTTGATCCTTCGGCTTTTAAAGCAATAGCCGTTTATTCAAATATGGATCCTACAGGGACGTTTACAAGTTCTGATCCGCTGTTAAATCAATTGCAGCATAATATCCAATGGGGGCAGAAGGGTAATTTTATGGATGTGCCCACAGATTGTCCGCAACGTGATGAGCGTTTAGGCTGGACGGGAGATGCACAGGTATTTTTCCGTACTGCGGCTTTTAACATGGATGTAGCTGGATTTTTCACGAAATGGATGAAAGATGTGGCTTCAGATCAGCTGGCTAATGGAAGTATTCCTTATGTGGTGCCTAATGTGTTAACTCAAAATGATGCCGGTTCAACAGGCTGGGGTGATGTGGCTACGATTATACCCTGGAATATGTATGTCGCTTATGGTGACAAACAAGTTTTAGCAACGCAGTACCCAAGTATGAAGGGCTGGGTTGATTTTATGACCAGCAAGAGTAAAAATGATCTTTGGAACACAGGTTCCCATTTTGGCGACTGGCTGTTTTATCGCCCCGAAGATGACAATGATGGCCGTTCAGCAATAACTGATAAGTATTTGATTGCACAAGCTTTTTATGCACATTCTACGCAGTTGCTGGTCAATACAGCTAAAGTGCTGGGTAAAAAAGATGAGGAAGAGAAGTATATGGAGTTGTTGGACCGTATCAAAAAGGCATTTGTTAAAGAATATGTTACGCCAAGTAGCAGGTTAGTTTCCGGATCTCAAACAGCATATGTGCTTGCTTTGAATTTTGATATGCTGCCGGAAAATTTAAGACAGCAAGCGGTTGATTTTCTGGTGAAAAATATAGAGAGCTATGGTAATCACTTAACGACCGGATTTTTAGGTACACCATACCTTTGCCATGTGCTGACACGCTTTGGCCGTACAGATGTGGCTTATAACCTGCTATTGCAAGAAACTTATCCTTCCTGGTTATACCCGGTAAAAATGGGTGCAACGACCATCTGGGAACGCTGGGATGGGATTAAACCTGATGGCAGTTTTCAAACTACAGGAATGAATTCATTTAACCATTATGCTTATGGCGCAATTGGGGACTGGATGTACAGGGTTATGGCTGGTTTGGATACGGACGAGTCTGAACCTGGTTATAAAAAGATAATTATTGCCCCACAACCTGGCGGTAAGATTACACAGGCGGCTGCAAAGCTGGAGACTTTGTATGGTTTAACGGTAAGTGACTGGAAAATAGAGGGTGGACAGTTTAAGTTAAAGGTAATTATTCCTCCAAATGCGACTGCACTGATCAGGTTGCCCGGTGCTGCCGGGGCTGCGGTTACCGAAAGCGGAACTGAGCTGAAGGAAGTTAAGGGGATTGTTAAGGTTTCTAAGCAAGGGAATGATGTGGAGTTTAATGCAGGGTCAGGAATTTATCAGTTTGAATACGCCGTAAAGTTATAG